The following are encoded in a window of Pseudalgibacter alginicilyticus genomic DNA:
- the trxA gene encoding thioredoxin: MALEITDATFEETVLKSDKPVLVDFWAAWCGPCRMVGPIIEQISEEYEGKAVVGKVDVDANQEFAAKYGVRNIPTVLVFQNGEVVGRQVGVAPKNAYTDAIDGLL, translated from the coding sequence ATGGCATTAGAGATAACAGATGCAACGTTTGAGGAAACGGTTTTGAAAAGTGATAAACCAGTATTAGTAGATTTTTGGGCAGCTTGGTGTGGACCATGTAGAATGGTTGGTCCAATCATTGAACAAATTAGTGAGGAATACGAAGGAAAAGCCGTTGTTGGTAAGGTTGACGTTGATGCCAATCAAGAATTTGCTGCCAAATATGGAGTGCGTAACATCCCTACAGTTTTGGTTTTCCAAAATGGAGAGGTAGTCGGACGTCAAGTAGGAGTTGCTCCTAAAAATGCATATACAGATGCTATTGATGGTCTTTTATAA